GCGATTATCAATTAACCGGTCTGTACCCCGAGCGGCTGTCTGAGTTGGGCATCGAAGTACTGTGCCTGGAAAAAGAGCGGCCGCACGTGCCGCTAGCCCGTGCTATTATGGCCCTGCGGTTTTCACCCGAAGTAGTAGGCACGCAGTTTCACCCCGAGGCCGATGGCGAAGGCATGCTACGCTATATGCTCACCGATGAGCGAAAGCAGCAGGTAATCAACGCTTATGGCGAAGATAAGTACCATGAGATGGTGCGCTTGCTAGCAACCCCAGGCACTATCGACGTAACGGAAAACACTATCGTCCCTACCTTTTTGCAACGTGCGCTGGCAGCACTTCGTGAGCCCGTATTAGTATAGTTTTTATGTTACCAAGTAAAACATTGGCGCGGTTCTTTTGAATTGCACCAATGTTTTTTCATTTAGCTCTGCTGCTGCTATGATTTCTGCCCCTCGTCACTTATTTAATTCCGCTTTCACACCCGAAAGCTATCAGGCCATGCTGGCTGATATCGACCAGCAATTACCGGGTCAACTAGATTTTAGAGTCGCCGAAACACCGGTCTTTGTGCCTGATGCTTTACGGGATAAACTTATTCAGGCGGGCCAAGATATTATTAAAGTTATTCAGCAGCCTGATTTCAAACAGCGCACCGAAGACGCTATTCCGCCTAATCAGCGTGTGCCAAACGAAGATGCGCACGCCGAGTTTTTGACGTTTGATTTTGCAATTTGTCGTAATGAATCCGGCGAGCTTGAGCCACAGCTCATTGAGATGCAAGGATTTCCATCACTTTACGCCTTTCAGGCCTATTTGCCGGAAGTGTTTGCGACACATTACCCTATTGCCGAGAATGTATCGCCTTTCCTCGAAGTGCCTGACGCAGAAGCTTACCGTGATAATTTACGAAAACTACTTATCGCGGATAAAAATCCGGAGAATGTAATTTTATTGGAATTATTCCCAGAGAAGCAAAAAACCCGAATTGACTTTGCGCTCACCAGAAAATACTGGGGAATCGAGACGGTTTCACTGCCGGATATCAAAAAACGTGGCCGACAACTTTTCTACAAGAAAGCTGGTCGGGAAATTTTAATTGAGCGTATTTATAATAGGATTATTTTCGACGAATTAGCGCGTTATCCAAATTTAAATCCCGAATTTAAATTAACCGACGATGTAGATGTAGAATGGGTGGGGCATCCTAACTGGTTTTTCCGCATTAGCAAATACACTTTGCCTTTGATAAAAAGTGCTTTCGCTCCTCCTAGCTATTACCTGCACGAATTGACGGAGTATCCTGAAAACTTGCAGAACTACGTCTTGAAGCCGTTATTTTCTTTTGCAGGCGCTGGGGTTCGGCTTCATATCACGGCCGCTGATTTAGATGCACTACCAGATAAGCAGAACTACCTGTTGCAGCGTAAGGTTGTCTATGAGCCAGTTGTACAGTCTCTCGATGGGCTAGTCAAATGCGAAATTCGCCTACTTTATACCTGGCCCCATACGGAGCTCTACCCTACTCTCGTAGCTGGGCTAGCCCGTCTGAGTCGGGGTGAAATGATTGGAGTCGATTTTAATAAAAATAAAGATTGGGTAGGTGGGACTACTCCGTTATTCGAAAAAATTGCGCTTAACCATGCAAAGCATTAGGCTAACTATGTACACCATACTACGTATTAGGGAGCTATTGGCTTAATTTCAACTATTTCATATGCCTACCTTAGCTCAACGCGGCCTCCAGATTTCTAAGAATGTCCTCTTTAGCTTATTCATAAACCGGGCTGCCAAGCTGCTGGGCAAGCCTTTTAAAGTTATTACTGTCCTTAACGAAACAGCGGACAAGCTAGCTGACGAAAATAGTAAGGATAATAAATTCAAGCAGTTGTTCATAACGGCATTGGCATTAGTCAGAATGATGCGCAGCTATATTACTGGCGAATATCGTCAGATTCAAACTTCTACAGTTATTTCGGGGCTAGCGGTACTGCTTTACGTACTTAGTCCGGTCGATTTAATTCCGGATTTTATTCCTGTCGTAGGTTTTCTGGACGATTTAAGTCTAATTAGTTGGTTTGTGGGTAAATTCCACATAGAGATTACCCGCTATCGTGACTGGGAAATGCAAATCACTCAGCTTGCTGCTGCCAATCCTGCTCAAGGAGACCCATTGCTACCTGCGATGGCTGAGCTTGGTCATTCGTAATCAAATCTAGCCAGGACTTGAATCTTTTTTGCTGAACCAATATTACTTCTACCGTAACTAACGACTGTGTTTATTTGCTGCATTTATTCAATTATGCCTGTGTTTGCCGTTTCTATCCACTTGCCAGCTTTTTTCACAGAAGAATTTTTAGCTATTATTCCCAGCCATCGTGCCTTTATTAATAATCTGCTTTCAGAACACATTATTGAAGCTTACGCAATTAGTGCCGACCGTAGCCGGGGTTGGGTTGTTATTAATGGTGACAGCGCAACAGCGGTACGCGCTATTATAGAGCAATTTCCTTTATATCCTTACTTTCAATCGGTGGAAATAGACGAATTATTAATTTTTGACAGTGCTTCTCTGCGCTTCCCGCATATTAGCTTAAACTAGTATTTAATCCGTAATACTTTTCCATTGCTTTCTTGGTGCTGCTTCGCGTTATTTTCACTTGTCTGTTAGCCGGAAATGTGCTTATTCGGGCCGCCACGCCTATTCCAACTGCGGCTATTACTACCGCACAGCTCACGGCGCGGCTCATTACGGCCATTAAAACGCTGAAGTCTTTGCGTTGCAATGCAGATGCACGTGAACGAATTAGTGACAAGCTAGTGGCCGACTACACGGCCATGAAAATTACGTTCAACCCGTACCGCGTGTACCTGAAAAATCGGAAAAGCGTGGAAGTTTTGTACGTGACCGGCCAAAATAATAATAAGGCTTGGGTATACCCAGCAGCTTTTCCCTATATCACCCTTAACCTGGACCCGAATGGCTCGCTGATGCGCAAGGGACAGCATCACACAGCTCTACAAGCCGGCTTTGGGATGATTGCTGACCTGCTAGCCGGCCCTACTGGCCGTGGTGATAATGCTTTTACCCGTTCATTCCGCTATGCGGGCGATACTACGGCGCAAGGCCAACCCGGGTACATCTTGCGTTCCGATTATCCTCAGTTTCGGTACATTGCTTACCGGGTGGGCAAAAACGAGACAATTGCTTCGATAGCAGCCCATTTTAGTTGTGGCGAATACCGTATTTTAGAGCGCAATAATTTGAGGGTGGACAGCGGGCTGACCGAAGGCCAGGTGCTACAAGTACCCAATGCCTATGGCCGGCGCGTTATTGTAGTGGTAGATGCCAAAACCTATCTGCCAGCCTCCGTGACCGCCTACGATGACCAGGGGCTTTATGAAAAGTATTCTTTTCTGAACGTAGTAGCCAATCAACCGATTTCGCCGGTCGAATTCAGCACCGATTACAAGGGCTATAAGCTGTAAGCCTAGCCCTAGCGGCGCATTGTTTTTTCGATGGTATCCCACATAGCGGGCGTGAGGGCTTCGAGCTTATTAAACTCGCCGGCCCCATTGAGCCACTCGCCGCCGTCGATAGTCACGACTTCGCCATTGATATAAGCCGAAAAATCGGACACGAGGTAAGCGGCCAAGTTGGCTAGCTCCTGGTACTGGCCTACGCGCTTGAGCGGCACGCTGGCGGCGGGGTCGAGCTGGCTAGCCAACGGCTCGGGAAATAAACGACTCCAGGCGCCCTCGGTCGGAAACGGCCCCGGCGCAATGGCATTGGAGCGGATGCCGTACTTGGCCCACTCCACGGCCAGCGAGCGGGTCATGGCCAGCACGCCCGCCTTGGCCGCTGCCGAGGGCACTACGTAGGCCGAGCCTACGGAAGCATAAGTAGTCACAATATTGAGGACGGTGCCGGGCTGCTGGTCGGCTATCCAGCGCTTGCCCACCGCCAGGGTGCAGTTATAAGAGCCGCGCAGCACGATATCCACAATCACGTCGAAGGCTTTGTGGCTGAGCCGCTCGGTGGGGCTGATAAAGTTGCCGGCCGCGTTATTGAGCAGGACATCCACGCGGCCAAACTCCTCGTAGGTTCGGGCCAGCATGGCTTCCACTTCATCGTATTTGCGCACGTCGCAGGCCAGGGCCAGCACCCGGCCACCCGTCTGCTGGCGCAGTTCGGCCGCCGTTTGCTCCAGTACGGCGAGTTTCCGGCTCGTGATGGTGACGTTAGCCCCTAATTGCAGGAAATAAGTGGTCATGGCCCGGCCCAGACCCGTGCCGCCGCCCGTTACAATAATGGTTTTGCCGGCTAAGGCATTATCGCGCAGCATGGGTTGAGCAAAGGGACTGGTCATTATTTCTGGAAAAAGCCGACGGACTGCCCGCCGCTAAGATGCCCGAAGGTAGGTAATAGCTACTACACTGTACAGCTTTACTTGGTTTATGTGCAACTTGCATCCTTTTAGCATAGCGAACTAGTATTCGAGAATCATTTTTATGTCTATTATTCCCGCTGCAAGGGCCG
The genomic region above belongs to Hymenobacter sp. BRD128 and contains:
- a CDS encoding YkvA family protein, with the protein product MPTLAQRGLQISKNVLFSLFINRAAKLLGKPFKVITVLNETADKLADENSKDNKFKQLFITALALVRMMRSYITGEYRQIQTSTVISGLAVLLYVLSPVDLIPDFIPVVGFLDDLSLISWFVGKFHIEITRYRDWEMQITQLAAANPAQGDPLLPAMAELGHS
- a CDS encoding DUF1571 domain-containing protein; this encodes MLLRVIFTCLLAGNVLIRAATPIPTAAITTAQLTARLITAIKTLKSLRCNADARERISDKLVADYTAMKITFNPYRVYLKNRKSVEVLYVTGQNNNKAWVYPAAFPYITLNLDPNGSLMRKGQHHTALQAGFGMIADLLAGPTGRGDNAFTRSFRYAGDTTAQGQPGYILRSDYPQFRYIAYRVGKNETIASIAAHFSCGEYRILERNNLRVDSGLTEGQVLQVPNAYGRRVIVVVDAKTYLPASVTAYDDQGLYEKYSFLNVVANQPISPVEFSTDYKGYKL
- a CDS encoding SDR family oxidoreductase, with translation MTSPFAQPMLRDNALAGKTIIVTGGGTGLGRAMTTYFLQLGANVTITSRKLAVLEQTAAELRQQTGGRVLALACDVRKYDEVEAMLARTYEEFGRVDVLLNNAAGNFISPTERLSHKAFDVIVDIVLRGSYNCTLAVGKRWIADQQPGTVLNIVTTYASVGSAYVVPSAAAKAGVLAMTRSLAVEWAKYGIRSNAIAPGPFPTEGAWSRLFPEPLASQLDPAASVPLKRVGQYQELANLAAYLVSDFSAYINGEVVTIDGGEWLNGAGEFNKLEALTPAMWDTIEKTMRR